The following coding sequences lie in one Macrobrachium nipponense isolate FS-2020 chromosome 45, ASM1510439v2, whole genome shotgun sequence genomic window:
- the LOC135214042 gene encoding loricrin-like: MKTIEGLIAALLVTYSLADHGGGFSGGGLISSGYSAPSGGGGGGGGGSSGGGGYSGGGGGGSSGGGSVSIGYSAPSGGGGGSGGGGGSSGGGGGSGGGYSGGSAGGSSSGGGSISIGYSAPSGGGGGGYSGGGGGSTGGGGGSGGGYSGGGGGSSGGGSISIGYSAPSGGGGGSTGGGGGSGGYSGGGGGSTGGGGGSGGGYSGGGGGSSGGGSISIGYSAPSGGGGGSGGGYSGGGGGGSSGGGGGSGGGYSGGGGGGSSGGGSIRYWITQHHQEAGVEVRGRGGKKGGGGGGGYSWRRRGGAGRGGSSGGGGGSGGGYSGGGGGSSVGGSVSSGYRPPSGGGGGGGGSGGG; encoded by the exons ATG AAGACAATAGAAGGGCTGATCGCAGCCCTGTTGGTGACCTACAGCTTGGCCGATCATGGAGGAGGCTTCTCGGGAGGAGGTTTAATCAGCAGTGGATACTCTGCACCATCAggcggaggtggaggaggaggaggaggatcctctGGGGGAGGTGGAtacagtggaggaggaggaggaggttcctCAGGAGGAGGCTCAGTCAGCATTGGATACTCAGCACCATCAGGTGGAGGtggaggtagtggaggaggaggaggatcctcaGGCGGAGGTGGAGGTAGTGGAGGTGGATACAGTGGAGGAAGCGCAGGAGGAAGTTCCTCAGGAGGAGGCTCAATCAGTATTGGATACTCGGCACCATCAGGAGGAGGTGGCGGTGGAtacagtggaggaggaggaggttccaCAGGCGGAGGTGGAGGTAGCGGAGGAGGATacagtggaggtggaggaggttcTTCAGGAGGAGGCTCAATCAGTATTGGATACTCAGCAccgtcaggaggaggaggaggttccaCAGGCGGAGGTGGAGGTAGTGGAGGAtacagtggaggaggaggaggttccaCAGGCGGAGGtggaggtagtggaggaggatacagtggaggtggaggaggttcTTCAGGAGGAGGCTCAATCAGTATTGGATACTCAGCACCATCAGGAGGCGGTGGAGGTAGCGGAGGAGGTtacagtggaggaggaggaggaggttcctCAGGAGGAGGTGGAGGCAGTGGGGGAGGATacagtggaggaggaggtggaggttcTTCAGGAGGAGGCTCAATCAGGTATTGGATAACTCAGCACCATCAGGAGGCGGGGGTGGAGGTTCGTGGGaggggggggaaaaaggggggggggggggggggaggttacagctggaggaggagggggggggcagGGAGAGGTGGTTCctcaggaggaggtggaggtagTGGAGGGGGATacagtggaggtggaggaggttcATCAGTAGGAGGCTCAGTCAGCAGTGGATACAGGCCACcatcaggaggaggaggtggaggaggaggtagtggaggaggataA